In the bacterium genome, one interval contains:
- a CDS encoding DUF6506 family protein, with translation MAFKVLFIAHTPDADPDKHRAVLETGKYKLTTVLVRNQAQALSACRDMAEKEGIHSVMLCPGFTHKDIAEIAEAVGPNVSVTVARGDGPSSRVTAEVFRREGWFA, from the coding sequence ATGGCTTTTAAGGTTCTGTTCATCGCGCACACACCGGATGCCGACCCGGACAAGCACCGGGCCGTGCTTGAGACCGGCAAGTACAAGCTGACCACCGTTCTTGTCCGAAACCAGGCCCAGGCTCTCAGCGCATGCCGGGACATGGCCGAGAAGGAAGGCATCCACTCGGTCATGCTCTGCCCGGGGTTTACCCACAAGGACATCGCCGAGATTGCCGAGGCAGTCGGCCCGAATGTAAGTGTGACCGTGGCCCGCGGTGACGGTCCGAGCAGTCGCGTTACCGCCGAAGTATTCCGCCGGGAAGGCTGGTTCGCCTAG
- a CDS encoding MFS transporter has product MSKSEQPFHPTRLHRRFEYKWIALSVTTLGALMAAIDSTIVILGLPSMMSELHAGLIEMVWVIIGYLLVSTVFLLTFGRIADMLGRVRLYNLGFVVFTIGSLLCGLSGTAVQLILFRLVQGAGAAMMMVNSMAILTEVFPPNERGRALGINGITWAAGGIIGPVLGGLILSVASWRWIFFINIPIGIIGALWGYIALKEKSERRRERFDGSGAAIFSVGLLALLLALTSGIQYRFTSAPILGLFAVFAVATVAFLFRESRAEFPTLDLSLFRNRVYNFSVLAATIQSLALFSVNFMIVFYLQGVRGYDPLKAALLLIPMPLLSSVIGPFSGVVADRIGARVPATVGLLIQAAALVWFMRLTPTTPYLSLACGLALMGLGGGAFFPPNTSAAMSAAPRERLGIASAALGTMRQTGMVISFALSLAVAASALPRDVMLKLFVGTSVSLGSTVMQEFVFGMHRAFMVSFLLCLVAVGFSIVRGRESRTSAAGLLATVSPERAD; this is encoded by the coding sequence GTGAGCAAGTCCGAGCAGCCATTTCACCCGACGCGGCTCCACCGCCGATTTGAGTACAAGTGGATCGCGCTCAGCGTGACGACGCTCGGCGCCTTGATGGCCGCCATCGACAGCACCATCGTCATCCTCGGCCTGCCGTCGATGATGTCCGAGCTGCACGCCGGGCTCATCGAGATGGTCTGGGTCATCATCGGCTACCTCCTGGTGAGCACGGTCTTTCTGCTTACCTTCGGACGCATCGCCGACATGCTCGGCCGGGTCCGGCTCTACAACCTCGGGTTTGTGGTCTTCACAATCGGCTCACTGCTCTGCGGCCTGTCCGGGACCGCGGTACAACTGATTCTCTTCCGTCTGGTCCAGGGCGCCGGTGCGGCGATGATGATGGTGAACAGCATGGCCATCCTGACCGAGGTCTTCCCGCCGAACGAGCGCGGCCGGGCCCTGGGCATCAACGGCATCACCTGGGCCGCGGGCGGCATCATCGGCCCCGTGCTTGGCGGCCTCATTCTCTCGGTGGCGAGCTGGCGCTGGATATTCTTCATCAACATTCCCATCGGCATCATCGGCGCGCTCTGGGGCTACATCGCGCTCAAAGAGAAGTCCGAGCGACGCCGCGAGCGGTTCGACGGAAGCGGGGCCGCGATCTTCAGCGTCGGCCTGCTCGCATTGCTCCTCGCCCTGACGAGCGGCATCCAGTACCGTTTCACCTCTGCGCCGATTCTTGGTCTCTTCGCGGTGTTTGCGGTCGCTACCGTCGCATTCCTCTTCCGTGAGAGCCGGGCGGAATTTCCGACGCTTGACCTATCGCTCTTCCGCAACCGCGTCTACAACTTCTCGGTCCTGGCCGCGACCATCCAGTCGCTCGCGCTCTTCTCTGTGAACTTCATGATTGTCTTCTACCTGCAGGGCGTGCGCGGTTACGACCCGCTCAAGGCGGCGCTGCTGCTCATTCCGATGCCGCTCTTGAGCTCAGTCATAGGCCCATTCAGCGGGGTGGTCGCTGACCGCATAGGAGCCCGCGTGCCGGCGACCGTCGGCCTGCTGATTCAAGCCGCGGCACTCGTCTGGTTCATGCGGCTCACTCCGACAACTCCCTACCTGTCGCTGGCCTGCGGGCTGGCGCTGATGGGACTCGGCGGTGGCGCGTTCTTCCCGCCCAACACGAGCGCGGCAATGAGCGCCGCACCGCGGGAGCGTCTCGGGATTGCCTCGGCTGCGCTCGGCACCATGCGCCAGACCGGCATGGTCATATCCTTTGCCTTGAGCCTCGCGGTCGCGGCTAGTGCCCTGCCGCGCGACGTCATGCTCAAGCTCTTCGTCGGCACGAGCGTCAGTCTCGGTTCTACAGTCATGCAGGAATTTGTGTTCGGGATGCACCGGGCGTTCATGGTTTCGTTCCTATTGTGTCTTGTCGCCGTGGGCTTCTCAATCGTGCGCGGCCGCGAGTCTCGCACCAGCGCGGCGGGCTTGCTGGCCACCGTCTCACCCGAACGCGCGGACTGA
- a CDS encoding ATP-binding cassette domain-containing protein: MGIIEVKDLTRKFKDFVAVDHISFSVETKEIFAFLGPNGAGKSTTIKMLTTLLRPNSGSMTLNGFDPVTNPKAVRNSFGIVFQDPSLDEELTAAENMELHGVLYNVPRRLRRERTEQLLKFVELWDRKGSLVKQFSGGMKRRLEIARGLLHHPKVIFLDEPTLGLDPQTRNHVWTYLKDLNQSEGITIFFTTHYMDEADRVAQRIAIIDQGKIVASGTPQELRTQTNTTSLEDAFLALTGKTIREEEAGSMERMRMMHRAHGRR; encoded by the coding sequence ATGGGCATAATAGAAGTCAAAGACCTGACTCGGAAGTTCAAAGATTTCGTCGCGGTAGACCACATCTCGTTCTCGGTCGAGACCAAGGAGATCTTCGCTTTCCTCGGCCCGAACGGCGCGGGCAAGTCCACCACCATCAAGATGCTGACCACGCTGCTCCGTCCCAACTCGGGCAGCATGACGCTGAACGGGTTCGACCCGGTAACGAATCCGAAGGCGGTACGCAACTCCTTCGGCATCGTGTTCCAGGACCCGAGCCTCGACGAAGAGCTCACCGCGGCCGAGAACATGGAGTTGCATGGCGTCCTCTACAATGTGCCGCGCCGCCTTCGCCGCGAACGGACGGAACAACTACTCAAGTTCGTCGAGCTATGGGACCGGAAGGGCAGCTTGGTGAAGCAGTTCTCCGGCGGAATGAAGCGCCGCCTGGAGATTGCCCGGGGTCTCCTCCATCACCCGAAGGTCATCTTCCTGGACGAACCGACGCTGGGCCTCGACCCGCAGACCCGTAACCACGTCTGGACCTACTTGAAAGACCTCAACCAATCCGAGGGCATAACCATCTTCTTCACGACCCACTACATGGACGAGGCCGACCGCGTCGCGCAGCGCATCGCGATCATCGACCAGGGCAAGATCGTCGCATCGGGCACGCCGCAGGAACTCCGAACCCAGACCAACACGACCTCGCTCGAAGATGCATTCCTCGCCCTAACCGGCAAGACCATCCGCGAGGAAGAAGCCGGGAGCATGGAACGCATGCGCATGATGCATCGCGCGCACGGAAGGCGGTAA
- a CDS encoding AbrB/MazE/SpoVT family DNA-binding domain-containing protein produces the protein MKLKTEKPPRHEMVYGTTTVGEKGQVVIPAEARKALGLMPGEKLLVFGMGREMLALAKLSNLEKFAAHLASHAEAIRGAIAKS, from the coding sequence ATGAAGTTAAAGACTGAGAAACCACCGCGACACGAAATGGTCTACGGCACCACGACTGTCGGCGAGAAGGGCCAAGTTGTGATTCCGGCCGAGGCCCGTAAGGCGCTCGGATTGATGCCGGGCGAGAAGCTGCTCGTGTTCGGCATGGGCCGGGAGATGCTGGCCCTGGCTAAGCTCTCGAATCTGGAAAAGTTCGCCGCTCACCTGGCCAGCCACGCGGAGGCCATCCGCGGGGCCATCGCCAAGTCCTGA
- a CDS encoding ABC transporter permease, producing MKTIYILWLRQLKRYFRSKSRIIGSLGQPLLFLLALGFGFGPTFQRAGQGNYMQFLAPGIIVMSIIFTALFSGIEIIWDRQFGFLKETLVAPVSRLNIMIGRTLGGATVATLQGIIVLFISMLAGFRPVNWAATPLAVLAMVLTALLFCALGTAIASALSDMQGFQLIMNFLVMPLFFLSGALFPLPAKGAMTTIARFNPLSYGVDALRGLLVNIIHFGLPLDFTVLAVVTLLFLLVGSFLFSR from the coding sequence ATGAAGACAATCTACATCCTCTGGCTCCGGCAACTGAAGCGCTACTTCCGGTCCAAGTCGCGAATCATCGGCTCGCTCGGCCAGCCGCTGCTTTTCCTGCTCGCCCTCGGCTTCGGGTTCGGCCCGACGTTCCAGCGGGCCGGGCAGGGCAACTACATGCAGTTCCTCGCCCCGGGCATCATCGTCATGAGCATCATCTTCACCGCGCTCTTCTCGGGCATAGAGATTATCTGGGACCGCCAGTTCGGGTTTCTAAAGGAGACGCTGGTCGCCCCGGTATCGCGGCTGAACATCATGATCGGCCGCACGCTCGGCGGGGCCACGGTCGCCACCCTGCAGGGCATCATTGTGCTGTTCATCTCGATGCTGGCCGGGTTCCGGCCGGTCAACTGGGCCGCGACGCCGCTCGCGGTTCTGGCGATGGTTCTGACCGCGCTCCTGTTCTGCGCGCTTGGCACCGCCATCGCCTCGGCGCTCTCCGACATGCAGGGCTTCCAGCTCATCATGAACTTCCTCGTCATGCCCCTGTTCTTCCTCTCGGGCGCTCTCTTCCCGCTTCCGGCCAAGGGCGCGATGACCACGATCGCCCGGTTCAACCCGCTCTCCTACGGCGTCGATGCCCTGCGTGGCCTGCTAGTGAACATCATCCACTTCGGCCTGCCGCTGGACTTCACCGTCCTGGCCGTGGTTACGCTGCTCTTTCTCTTGGTGGGGAGTTTCCTCTTCTCGCG